The following proteins are encoded in a genomic region of Cryptomeria japonica chromosome 11, Sugi_1.0, whole genome shotgun sequence:
- the LOC131072096 gene encoding GRAS family protein RAM1, with protein MSTMSYNPHSSSYPCSDWLLHNSAVDMQAHQQQQQQLFFWEPSFVVDLDSSASPPSDKISRLATIPTSQYTAFWDYGRFYHKQQSISPLILRSSERDCFENKSMGYSYSDGLTSMSTVTEEKCVLDGLYQGFDEEEGIVPSKAFDELTIPLYFEDGMEDIPFLVTAQASCSPSDHSDAVGSSSSVSLHSPLDQFSSEFRECPSELQAILGPPEPPVAHEDLVEILIKCAEASSEGQHDILHSHLAKLQELSSPFGDPLQRISFYASEALKKNSFKQGRIEEKTDEKSCLEHDLAHQALYQLLPYHKFLHFTSNQAILEAIGGASHVHIIDLKIRQGLQWPSFIQSLSLRPGGPPKLLKITAIGNHEQRLKQTGRRLHEFAQSVGIELTFRPLIAEMEELEESAFNIEAHETVAVNCSVVLNKMLCKSGKIHGLLALLRRLNPVILTVMEIESNQNMPSLVARFLQCLIFLRAVFHSIEASMERNNPERILIERVCIAPNIASVLVDDKENSLRYACIDSWRKFLRHSGFKDSPLSHYSQCQANLLLGLYSNDSFKLHQDGFTITLAWQDTPIVSVSAWKL; from the coding sequence ATGTCAACCATGTCATACAATCCTCATTCTTCTTCGTATCCTTGTTCTGATTGGCTTCTCCATAATTCAGCTGTGGACATGCAAGCCCATCAGCAGCAGCAGCAACAGCTGTTTTTTTGGGAACCCAGTTTTGTTGTGGACTTGGATAGCTCTGCCAGCCCTCCTAGTGATAAAATCAGTCGCCTTGCAACAATACCCACAAGCCAATACACGGCTTTTTGGGATTATGGAAGATTTTATCACAAGCAGCAATCTATTAGCCCTTTAATTTTAAGGTCCAGTGAGCGAGACTGCTTTGAAAATAAGAGCATGGGATATTCATATAGTGATGGTCTGACATCCATGTCTACTGTCACGGAAGAAAAATGTGTTCTTGATGGTTTGTATCAGGGATTTGATGAGGAAGAAGGAATTGTCCCAAGCAAGGCCTTTGATGAGCTCACAATCCCTCTATATTTCGAAGATGGTATGGAGGATATTCCCTTTTTAGTCACCGCCCAAGCTAGCTGCAGCCCTTCTGATCATTCAGATGCTGTCGGATCCAGCAGCTCTGTTAGCTTGCACTCACCTCTGGACCAATTTAGCAGCGAGTTTAGAGAATGCCCATCTGAATTGCAGGCCATTTTAGGTCCCCCAGAGCCCCCAGTAGCCCACGAGGACCTTGTTGAAATCCTCATCAAATGTGCAGAGGCCTCCTCAGAAGGACAACATGATATCCTGCACTCTCATCTTGCGAAGCTTCAAGAGTTATCTTCTCCATTTGGAGATCCCCTGCAAAGGATATCCTTCTATGCAAGCGAGGCTCTGAAGAAGAACAGCTTCAAACAGGGGAGAATCGAGGAGAAAACTGATGAGAAGTCTTGCCTGGAGCATGATTTAGCTCACCAAGCCTTGTATCAGCTTCTTCCATATCACAAATTTCTTCACTTCACTAGCAACCAGGCAATACTTGAAGCTATAGGGGGTGCCTCTCATGTTCATATCATTGACCTGAAGATCAGACAGGGCTTACAGTGGCCCAGCTTCATACAATCTTTGTCCCTCAGACCTGGAGGACCCCCGAAGCTGCTCAAGATTACAGCCATAGGAAACCATGAGCAGAGATTGAAGCAGACAGGAAGGCGTTTACACGAGTTTGCTCAATCAGTAGGGATTGAATTAACCTTTCGCCCATTGATTGCGGAAATGGAAGAACTGGAAGAATCTGCCTTCAATATAGAAGCCCATGAAACTGTAGCCGTGAATTGCTCTGTAGTGCTCAACAAAATGCTCTGCAAATCAGGTAAAATCCATGGGCTCTTGGCATTGTTGAGAAGGTTAAATCCTGTGATCCTTACCGTAATGGAAATTGAAAGCAATCAGAATATGCCCTCCCTTGTGGCCCGGTTCCTGCAGTGTCTTATTTTCCTCAGGGCCGTGTTCCACTCCATTGAAGCTTCCATGGAAAGAAATAACCCTGAAAGAATTCTGATTGAGAGAGTTTGCATTGCACCCAATATCGCTAGTGTTCTTGTGGACGACAAGGAGAATTCACTTAGATATGCCTGCATCGATAGTTGGCGAAAGTTTCTTCGCCATTCAGGCTTTAAGGATTCCCCCCTCAGTCATTACAGCCAATGCCAGGCTAATCTCTTGTTGGGTTTGTATTCAAATGACTCCTTCAAGCTCCACCAAGATGGATTTACTATAACTCTTGCATGGCAAGATACTCCTATTGTTTCAGTCTCTGCATGGAAATTATAA